The Caenorhabditis elegans chromosome II genome has a segment encoding these proteins:
- the gbas-1 gene encoding G-protein alpha subunit activating protein gbas-1 (Confirmed by transcript evidence), protein MRSVRSSSRTPKPVKRFVFDEDEDLEEIDLDEVDNADFEREDDEEEVLSEPSESPYTSTPKSSKRVNKTRGTKDFFKKDESLQLFRFVLNECRSQKPGRVGRVAKKRVGVNSMKYWERYKREIQGYRLPKQYRYHYSFYSKCFYKVLGLTPEEKVDLYYACEMPVVTDAEKQWLVEQFHVEFDEFGVIIGSDVCTHWDEEHSDSEDDSGKKEEKAREVSRYTEYHDDMMWKFIVDKISEGAQPIIDKHPIWDEFVKLNEENDVISKKSGRNHYDRFRRILVPNLHFMPYDDFTKAVLYERLEYPIPEEYRKILFTTTGADINESGFIEYLPPSTIHQISPIVPIPCHKSNPKFSQLKEPKDLILWSERKKFTPREDSQIWEFVRRKCVDSAGIFVKNDVLRGRGTLFFKDFRNTERKYESITQRFVVLRKLIMDTDYSLKQKLEIYYAISQPVDEDALDAFKSIACLVLNPDGTIRFAISKSFLIGRISDEPAKLEAENYSYVYDLFIFNETFGTAENPEPLCSVSQNRAEKFMLVSQLVFRFISRFEALEDRRIAWITPNAQVAPKEPVPAPSKKKSAFEAYQSSPQTFDTIQRFSTKRPFFCGDNFQIPPKKPFLAEEDVKLEPMEYENSEQIVENAEIKLEPAEELLDAETVTVEEFLMNSYSTAAPSTSTAPAPPKAPVTAPPAPQKSAQLLGKIDFAIGKMRENFDRFLQFAQQNSADLTVVQRYRYDAQMQQMTEKFTKDVSKVLSGDSIKR, encoded by the exons atgaGGTCGGTACGAAGCTCCTCACGAACTCCGAAGCCAGTGAAACGCTTCGTTTTTGATGAAGACGAGGATCTCGAAGAAATCGATCTGGATGAGGTGGATAACGCCGATTTTGAGCGGGAAGATGATG aagaagaagTGCTCTCGGAGCCATCGGAGAGCCCATACACCTCAACGCCTAAATCCTCGAAAAGAGTGAATAAAACCCGTGGAACTAaggatttctttaaaaaagacgaaagtttgcaactttttcgatttgtGCTCAACGAATGTCGGAGCCAGAAGCCTGGAAGAGTCGGAAGAGTTGCTAAAAAACGAGTGGGCGTAAATTCAATGAAATATTGGGAACGATATAAACGAGAGATTCAAGGATATCGACTACCGAAACAATATCGCTATCA ctacaGCTTCTACTCGAAATGCTTCTACAAAGTGCTCGGATTGACGCCAGAAGAAAAAGTTGATCTATATTACGCGTGTGAAATGCCAGTCGTAACCGATGCTGAAAAGCAGTGGCTCGTCGAGCAATTCCACGTGGAATTTGACGAATTTGGAGTAATTATTGGCAGTGATGTGTGCACCCATTGGGATGAGGAACACTCGGATTCTGAAGATGATTCGG ggaaaaaagaggaaaaggcAAGAGAAGTGAGCCGATACACGGAATATCACGATGATATGATGTGGAAATTTATTGTGGACAAGATCAGCGAAGGAGCCCAACCAATTATCGATAAGCACCCGATTTGGGACGAATTTGTCAAGttgaatgaagaaaatgacgtcatttcGAAGAAATCTGGTCGTAATCATTATGATCG attccgCCGAATTCTGGTCCCAAATCTCCATTTTATGCCATACGACGACTTCACCAAAGCCGTATTATACGAAAGGCTCGAATATCCCATTCCCGAGGAGTACCGAAAGAT cctCTTCACCACCACCGGCGCTGACATCAACGAATCCGGCTTCATTGAGTATCTACCGCCGTCCACCATACATCAAATTTCACCAATTGTTCCAATTCCGTGTCACAAATCGAATCCCAAATTCTCGCAGCTCAAAGAGCCCAAAGATCTCATTTTATGGTCTGAAAGAAAGAAATTCACACCACGAGAAGACTCACAAATCTGGGAATTTGTCCGCCGAAAATGTGTCGATTCGGctggaatttttgtgaaaaacgaTGTGCTTCGTGGTCGGGGAacactgtttttcaaagattttagGAATACAGAGAGGAAATATGAGAGTATTACGCAACG cttcgtAGTCCTGCGTAAATTGATCATGGACACCGACTACTCTCTGAAGCAGAAGCTGGAAATCTACTACGCTATCTCTCAACCAGTTGATGAGGATGCTCTTGACGC attcaaaagCATCGCCTGTCTCGTCTTAAATCCGGACGGAACGATTCGATtcgcaatttcaaaaagttttttaattggtCGAATTAGTGATGAGCCGGCGAAATTGGAGGCCGAAAATTACTCTTATGTCTatgatttattcattttcaatgaGACTTTTGGAACGGCGGAGAA cccagAACCCCTCTGCTCAGTATCTCAAAATCgtgctgaaaaattcatgCTCGTTTCCCAGCTCGTTTTCCGCTTTATCAGCCGATTCGAGGCGTTGGAGGACCGACGAATTGCCTGGATTACACCGAATGCTCAAGTTGCTCCAAAGGAGCCAGTTCCTGCTCCAAGCAAGAAAAAAAGCGCTTTTGA aGCCTATCAATCGAGCCCCCAAACTTTTGACACAATCCAGCGATTTTCTACAAAACGACCTTTCTTTTGTGGAGATAACTT ccaaattccGCCGAAAAAGCCGTTTCTCGCCGAGGAAGACGTGAAGCTGGAGCCCATGGAATATGAAAATTCTGAGCAAATTGTGGAAAATGCGGAGATAAAATTGGAGCCCGCTGAAGAGTTGTTGGACGCAGAAACTGTGACAGTTGAAGAGTTTTTGATGAATTC GTATTCTACTGCTGCTCCATCCACCTCGACCGCGCCGGCACCTCCAAAAGCTCCCGTCACTGCTCCACCAGCTCCTCAAAAAAGTGCTCAGCTActgggaaaaatcgattttgcgATTGGAAAAATGCGCGAGAACTTTGACAGATTCCTACAATTTGCTCAACAAAATTCGGCGGATTTGACGGTCGTCCAACGATATCGATATGATGCTCAGATGCAg caaatgaCGGAGAAATTCACCAAGGATGTGAGCAAGGTGCTGAGTGGAGATTCAATCAAGAGATGA